A window from Meiothermus sp. CFH 77666 encodes these proteins:
- a CDS encoding UxaA family hydrolase, which translates to MARKSPSKAMQLTGYRRPNGAVGVRNHVLILPVDDLSNAAAEGVARLINGTTALPHPYGRLQFGEDLELTFRTLSGHGANANVHGVVVIGIEPKWTDRVASAIAKTGKPVETFSIERHGDLNVINAASRVAYQMVQDASELRREPIEVSELVLSIKCGESDPTLGLAGNKAQGRAVDRLVDMGASVIFGETSELTGGEHLIANRCATPALKRKFMQIYNDYIAMIEAQGVDLLGSQPTEGNIRGGLSTIEEKALGNIQKTGTRPVNAVLNYAEPVKPGLGLVFMNSSSAGAEQVTLCAAGGSVLHFFTTGQGNIVGHPLIPVIKVSPNPITCSTMSEHIDVKLPDLLVGDISLDQAADRILDVFARTVNGRLTAAELLRHSEFVITKLYPSA; encoded by the coding sequence ATGGCCAGAAAAAGCCCTTCTAAAGCCATGCAGCTCACCGGCTACCGCCGTCCCAACGGCGCAGTGGGGGTACGCAACCATGTGCTCATCCTGCCGGTAGACGACCTTTCTAACGCAGCCGCCGAGGGGGTGGCCCGGCTGATCAACGGCACTACCGCCCTGCCGCACCCCTACGGGCGCTTGCAGTTTGGTGAAGACCTCGAGCTGACCTTCCGCACCCTTTCGGGCCACGGGGCCAACGCCAACGTGCACGGGGTGGTGGTGATCGGCATCGAGCCCAAATGGACCGACCGGGTAGCCTCGGCCATTGCCAAAACCGGCAAGCCCGTCGAGACCTTCTCCATCGAACGCCACGGCGACCTCAACGTGATTAACGCTGCCAGCCGGGTGGCCTACCAGATGGTGCAGGATGCCTCCGAGCTGCGGCGTGAACCCATCGAGGTTTCCGAACTGGTGCTCTCCATCAAGTGTGGCGAGTCCGACCCCACCCTGGGGCTGGCGGGCAACAAGGCCCAGGGCCGGGCGGTAGACCGACTGGTGGATATGGGGGCCTCGGTCATCTTTGGCGAGACCTCCGAGCTTACCGGCGGGGAGCATCTGATTGCCAACCGTTGCGCCACCCCTGCCCTGAAGCGCAAGTTTATGCAGATCTACAACGACTACATCGCCATGATTGAGGCCCAGGGGGTAGACCTGCTGGGCTCCCAGCCCACCGAGGGCAATATTCGCGGGGGCCTTTCCACCATTGAAGAAAAAGCCCTGGGCAACATCCAGAAAACCGGCACCCGCCCGGTTAACGCCGTACTGAACTACGCCGAGCCGGTGAAGCCCGGTCTGGGGCTGGTCTTCATGAACAGCTCCTCGGCGGGGGCTGAACAGGTCACGCTCTGCGCGGCGGGGGGCAGCGTGCTGCACTTCTTCACCACCGGCCAGGGCAACATTGTGGGGCATCCCCTGATCCCGGTTATCAAGGTCTCGCCCAACCCCATCACCTGTTCCACCATGAGCGAACACATCGACGTAAAGCTGCCCGACCTGCTGGTGGGTGACATCAGTCTGGATCAGGCTGCCGACCGCATCCTGGACGTGTTCGCCCGCACCGTCAACGGACGCCTGACCGCTGCTGAGTTGCTGCGGCACAGCGAATTCGTGATTACAAAGCTGTACCCAAGCGCCTAG
- the murQ gene encoding N-acetylmuramic acid 6-phosphate etherase, whose protein sequence is MNKPLLATEQISEAHRDLETRSTPQIVQALVDDQLHAVEAVQRAAPQIVRAVERAAERMLLGGRLIYVGAGTSGRLGQLDASELPPTFSWPPERALACIAGGPEALWRAVEGAEDDFEAGRRDVLALQPTSSDVILGIAASGTTPYPLGAFAAAREVGALTIGIANNPDTPILLQSEVGIVLDTGPEVISGSTRLKAGTAQKIALNTFSSALMVRLGKVYGNLMVDVQATNAKLIARAVRLTVAATGATEAEARGALERCGYRVKTAIVMLKKNLDAAAAEALLDKVEGNVRRALGG, encoded by the coding sequence ATGAATAAACCCCTCCTGGCCACCGAACAAATCAGCGAAGCCCACCGCGACCTCGAGACCCGCTCTACCCCCCAGATCGTGCAGGCCCTGGTAGACGATCAGTTGCATGCGGTAGAAGCCGTGCAGCGGGCTGCCCCCCAGATTGTCCGGGCCGTCGAACGGGCTGCCGAACGGATGCTCCTGGGGGGGCGCTTGATTTATGTGGGGGCCGGAACCAGCGGACGCCTGGGGCAGCTCGATGCCTCCGAACTCCCGCCCACCTTTTCCTGGCCGCCGGAGCGGGCTTTGGCCTGTATTGCCGGAGGCCCGGAGGCCCTCTGGCGAGCGGTGGAGGGCGCCGAAGACGACTTTGAGGCCGGAAGGCGAGACGTGCTGGCCCTGCAACCCACCTCAAGCGACGTGATTCTCGGCATTGCTGCCTCGGGCACCACGCCTTATCCGCTGGGGGCTTTTGCCGCCGCCAGGGAGGTGGGGGCCCTCACCATTGGCATTGCCAACAACCCCGATACCCCCATTTTGCTGCAAAGCGAGGTGGGCATTGTGCTGGATACCGGCCCCGAGGTGATTTCCGGCTCCACCCGGCTCAAAGCCGGCACAGCTCAGAAGATTGCCCTCAACACCTTTTCCAGCGCCCTGATGGTGCGCCTGGGCAAGGTGTACGGCAACCTGATGGTGGACGTGCAGGCCACCAACGCCAAGCTGATAGCGCGGGCGGTGCGGCTCACGGTAGCGGCCACCGGGGCCACCGAGGCAGAAGCCAGGGGGGCCCTCGAGCGCTGCGGTTACCGCGTCAAGACCGCCATCGTGATGCTGAAGAAAAACCTGGACGCAGCCGCGGCCGAGGCACTGCTGGACAAGGTAGAGGGGAATGTGCGGCGGGCGCTGGGGGGCTGA
- a CDS encoding VanW family protein gives MRRGLLIGLGIFTGLVLGWAVFERYHHQRVFAGVEAAGVAVGGLTLDEAAAKIAAATQSITPPRLTLKAGEKTLEVSAAELGWKPDARATAERAFAVGRTRFAERTAALLGQVKIPLVPSVDAAALEKRLQAIAQSLEYPPKNAQVVFQNGQYRVTPEKAGLKLDIQSAIETYVQHPEQTVLEFFPKTLTPRLTAAMLEPVAQRANELLRPLTLVYAEPRLAGGGQVHRRTLKVSEVATLLNVQEDVRVNPTALNKILTQMARHDRLPVDARYVLNPEGQLVVRPEVEGWKMNQPETRKQLELALLRPDLSEVRLTVVPKTAQVRAADLPQAQNLQLLAEATTYYGGSSNERIANVHAAARNLDGYIVPAGGVFNFNNAIGNISPENGFMEALVISGGRTIKGVGGGVCQVSTTAFRALYQAGLPILERHQHAYRVRWYDPIVGYDAAVYQPYLNLRAANDTPGPIVVRTAFTRSTLTVRLYGIPDGRQVSVSKPTILSRTPHPPPQYIVDNSLRPGQVKQVDWAVDGYRTRITRTITRPDGQVAVDVLNSNFRPWRAVYQVGPQPPAPAEEVASR, from the coding sequence ATGAGACGGGGATTGCTGATTGGTTTGGGCATTTTCACCGGATTGGTACTGGGCTGGGCGGTATTCGAGCGCTACCACCACCAGCGGGTGTTTGCGGGCGTGGAGGCTGCGGGGGTCGCAGTAGGCGGCCTGACCCTGGACGAGGCTGCCGCCAAAATTGCCGCTGCCACCCAGAGCATCACCCCGCCTCGCCTCACCCTCAAGGCAGGCGAGAAGACCCTCGAGGTCTCCGCTGCCGAGCTCGGCTGGAAGCCCGACGCCCGCGCCACCGCTGAGCGGGCCTTTGCCGTGGGTCGCACCCGCTTTGCCGAGCGCACAGCGGCTTTGTTGGGGCAGGTCAAGATACCTCTTGTACCCAGCGTGGACGCTGCCGCCCTGGAAAAACGGCTGCAAGCCATTGCCCAGTCCCTCGAGTACCCCCCCAAAAACGCCCAGGTGGTGTTCCAAAACGGGCAGTACCGGGTGACCCCCGAAAAAGCCGGGCTGAAGCTGGATATTCAGAGCGCCATTGAAACCTATGTGCAGCACCCCGAGCAGACCGTGCTCGAGTTTTTCCCCAAAACCCTCACCCCCCGCCTTACGGCGGCCATGCTGGAACCGGTAGCCCAGCGGGCCAACGAGCTCCTGCGGCCCCTCACCCTGGTTTACGCCGAACCCAGGCTGGCCGGCGGGGGACAGGTTCACCGCCGCACCCTGAAGGTTAGCGAGGTGGCCACGCTCCTGAACGTGCAGGAAGACGTGCGGGTTAACCCCACGGCCCTGAACAAAATCCTGACCCAGATGGCCCGCCACGACCGGCTGCCGGTGGATGCGCGGTATGTGCTGAACCCCGAGGGGCAACTGGTGGTGCGCCCGGAGGTGGAGGGCTGGAAGATGAACCAGCCCGAAACCCGCAAGCAACTGGAACTGGCCCTGCTGCGCCCCGATCTGAGCGAGGTCAGGCTCACCGTAGTACCCAAAACAGCCCAGGTGCGGGCTGCCGACCTCCCCCAGGCCCAAAACCTTCAGTTGCTGGCCGAAGCCACCACCTATTACGGCGGCTCGAGCAACGAGCGCATTGCCAACGTCCACGCCGCCGCCCGCAATCTGGATGGCTACATCGTGCCCGCAGGCGGGGTCTTTAACTTCAACAACGCCATCGGCAACATCAGCCCCGAGAACGGTTTCATGGAGGCCCTGGTCATCTCCGGGGGGCGCACCATCAAGGGCGTGGGGGGCGGGGTCTGCCAGGTCTCCACCACCGCCTTCCGGGCCCTGTACCAGGCCGGGCTGCCCATCCTCGAGCGCCACCAGCACGCCTACCGGGTGCGCTGGTACGACCCCATCGTGGGCTACGACGCCGCGGTGTACCAGCCCTACCTCAACCTGCGGGCCGCCAACGACACCCCAGGCCCCATCGTGGTACGCACCGCCTTCACCCGCTCCACCCTCACGGTGCGGCTCTATGGCATTCCCGACGGACGGCAGGTTTCGGTTTCCAAGCCCACCATCCTCTCCCGCACCCCGCATCCACCCCCGCAGTACATCGTGGACAATAGCCTGCGACCTGGCCAGGTCAAGCAGGTAGACTGGGCGGTGGACGGCTACCGTACCCGCATCACCCGTACCATTACCCGCCCCGATGGCCAGGTGGCGGTGGATGTGCTCAACTCCAACTTCCGCCCCTGGCGGGCGGTCTATCAGGTCGGGCCCCAACCCCCGGCTCCAGCCGAAGAGGTGGCCTCGAGGTAG
- a CDS encoding Ldh family oxidoreductase, translated as MKVPYAELRRAVSSHFHHLGLALDHADELAEVILEAELEGNVGHGLTRIAQYTAQLQAGGINPKPQMRLERTRPAVAVLHADDAPGPVAGLFAVRALAPMVKEQGSATLAVRGAGHSGVLSAYVGRLAQQGLVALAFANTPPAIAPGPVLGTNPIALGAPAYPQPVIIDTSISVVARGKIIAASKKGEAIPEGWALDKEGRPTTDAKAALEGSLIPIGDGKGYALAVLVEILAGALAGDVLSPELPLPWMPPEQAAKPGLLLLALEPGAFGAGYAARVAQLIKALEAVGGRIPGARRAALREKAMQEGVEVNETLLAELGKLGLRLQGGGNP; from the coding sequence ATGAAGGTTCCTTATGCCGAGCTAAGGCGGGCGGTCTCGAGCCACTTCCACCACCTGGGGTTGGCCCTTGACCATGCCGACGAGCTGGCCGAGGTGATCCTCGAGGCCGAACTCGAGGGCAACGTGGGGCATGGGCTGACTCGAATTGCCCAGTACACCGCCCAGCTCCAGGCCGGTGGGATCAATCCAAAGCCACAGATGCGCCTGGAGCGCACCAGGCCCGCGGTGGCGGTGCTGCACGCCGATGACGCGCCGGGGCCGGTGGCCGGGTTGTTTGCGGTGCGGGCACTGGCCCCGATGGTAAAGGAGCAGGGGAGTGCAACCCTGGCGGTGCGCGGTGCGGGGCATTCGGGTGTCTTGTCGGCTTACGTGGGCCGGCTGGCCCAGCAGGGGCTGGTGGCCCTGGCCTTTGCCAACACCCCACCCGCCATTGCGCCGGGGCCGGTGCTCGGCACCAATCCAATCGCCCTGGGTGCGCCTGCCTACCCGCAGCCCGTCATCATAGACACCTCTATCTCGGTGGTGGCCCGGGGCAAGATTATCGCTGCTTCCAAGAAAGGCGAGGCTATTCCGGAGGGCTGGGCGCTCGACAAAGAAGGCCGCCCCACCACCGATGCCAAAGCCGCCCTGGAAGGCTCCTTGATTCCCATAGGAGACGGGAAGGGATATGCCCTGGCGGTGCTGGTGGAAATCCTGGCCGGGGCGCTGGCGGGGGATGTGCTCTCGCCCGAGCTGCCCCTGCCCTGGATGCCCCCCGAGCAGGCCGCCAAGCCAGGGCTTTTGTTGCTGGCGCTCGAGCCCGGTGCATTTGGCGCGGGTTATGCGGCGCGGGTGGCCCAACTGATTAAGGCTCTTGAAGCGGTCGGAGGCCGGATTCCCGGCGCTCGGCGAGCCGCTTTGCGAGAGAAAGCTATGCAAGAAGGAGTGGAAGTCAACGAAACGCTGCTGGCCGAACTCGGTAAACTAGGTTTGCGTCTACAAGGAGGAGGAAACCCATGA
- a CDS encoding GGDEF domain-containing protein, translating to MCAVWAWRLFRKASLSRIEQETIGFTAAFFTTKLGYSLFWGDLRENWVEIESTYWVMAFVMILLYIVLDARRGLIYSLALVGVTLSLGLLRLGGEVALGQHREEFLAFVRSEMRLFAMAGLLYALAIVKDQLADAHRQVLQMHTLARTDPLTGLPNRLALSEYLEGEANRAHGLYVVLLDLDHFKQINDRYGHAVGDEVLKEVGRRLRSSLRKDDMLGRWGGEEFMIVMRGENQHDVLAAVERLREDIAFWPFEQVGAVSASFGVAEGHMGDSIHNLLERADKALYQAKHLGRNRVELSPA from the coding sequence ATGTGCGCTGTCTGGGCCTGGCGGTTATTCCGCAAGGCCAGCCTGAGCCGCATTGAACAGGAGACCATCGGGTTTACCGCGGCATTCTTTACCACCAAGCTGGGCTACTCCCTGTTCTGGGGTGACCTGCGGGAGAACTGGGTCGAGATTGAGAGTACCTACTGGGTCATGGCCTTTGTGATGATCCTGCTCTACATTGTTCTGGACGCCCGCAGGGGACTCATCTACAGCCTGGCCCTGGTGGGGGTAACGCTCAGCCTGGGGTTGTTGCGCCTGGGGGGGGAGGTGGCGCTGGGGCAGCACCGGGAGGAGTTTTTAGCCTTTGTGCGCAGCGAGATGCGCTTGTTTGCCATGGCCGGGCTGCTCTATGCCCTGGCCATCGTGAAGGATCAGCTGGCCGATGCCCACCGGCAGGTGTTGCAGATGCACACCCTGGCCCGCACCGACCCCCTGACCGGGCTGCCCAACCGCCTGGCCCTGAGCGAGTACCTGGAAGGGGAAGCAAACCGGGCGCACGGGCTCTATGTGGTGCTACTAGACCTCGATCACTTCAAGCAAATCAACGACCGCTACGGTCACGCAGTGGGGGACGAGGTGCTCAAGGAGGTGGGCCGACGCCTGCGCTCTTCTTTGCGGAAAGACGACATGCTGGGGCGCTGGGGCGGCGAGGAGTTCATGATTGTGATGCGCGGTGAAAACCAGCACGATGTGCTGGCTGCGGTGGAGCGGCTGCGCGAGGACATTGCCTTCTGGCCTTTCGAGCAGGTGGGGGCTGTCTCGGCCAGCTTTGGGGTGGCCGAGGGGCATATGGGCGATAGCATTCACAACCTGCTCGAGCGGGCCGACAAGGCCCTGTACCAGGCCAAGCACCTCGGGCGCAACCGGGTGGAGCTCAGCCCGGCATAG
- a CDS encoding BadF/BadG/BcrA/BcrD ATPase family protein → MKHVLGIDGGASSSKWAVLDATGTLVAQGRAAPIVGHLFNEEMRAQVWAALDTLLSETKPYALEAVVAGITGLDAGTKEARQIAAHIGQALGLSEKRVAVFNDMDLVYRAHFAPGEGVVVYAGTGSVAYSIAPDGTVYRAGGHGYLIGDEGAGFWIGKTALRHLMRWHDAGLDTASYPLARHLYAVLEGRDWPRIREYVYGGGRQAVAALAPAVGRAAEEGDETAIQVLLQAGRELADLALTLRRRLGPRPVVLCGGALQVSPLIEQGARELIELSVQYASSAEAAARMALEMLKQTG, encoded by the coding sequence ATGAAACATGTGCTGGGTATTGACGGTGGCGCCAGCAGCAGCAAGTGGGCCGTGCTGGATGCAACAGGTACGCTAGTAGCCCAGGGGCGCGCGGCACCCATTGTTGGGCATCTGTTCAACGAGGAGATGCGAGCGCAGGTATGGGCCGCGCTGGACACGCTGCTATCGGAGACCAAACCCTACGCGCTCGAGGCCGTGGTAGCGGGCATTACCGGCCTGGATGCGGGTACGAAAGAAGCCCGGCAGATAGCGGCTCATATCGGGCAAGCCCTGGGCCTCTCGGAAAAGCGCGTGGCGGTGTTCAACGACATGGATCTGGTCTACCGGGCCCACTTCGCCCCCGGCGAGGGGGTGGTGGTCTATGCCGGAACCGGTTCGGTGGCCTACAGCATTGCTCCGGATGGCACCGTCTACCGGGCAGGGGGGCACGGCTATCTGATTGGCGACGAAGGGGCCGGTTTTTGGATTGGCAAGACCGCCCTGCGCCACCTGATGCGCTGGCACGATGCGGGACTGGACACGGCTTCGTATCCGCTGGCCCGGCATCTGTATGCCGTGCTGGAGGGCCGCGACTGGCCGCGCATCCGCGAGTATGTGTATGGCGGGGGGCGGCAGGCCGTGGCAGCACTGGCCCCGGCAGTGGGCCGGGCCGCCGAGGAAGGCGACGAAACCGCTATCCAGGTACTGCTCCAGGCCGGGCGCGAGCTGGCCGACCTGGCTCTGACCCTGCGGCGCCGCCTGGGGCCGAGGCCGGTGGTGTTGTGCGGGGGGGCCTTGCAGGTGAGCCCCCTGATTGAGCAGGGGGCCCGGGAACTGATTGAGCTTTCGGTTCAATACGCCTCGAGCGCCGAGGCAGCGGCCCGTATGGCCCTGGAAATGCTGAAACAGACGGGCTAA
- a CDS encoding hydroxyacid dehydrogenase, protein MIIVCEFITSSGLERLQQGGLEVFYDPNLWKDREALKARLANATALVVRNQTLVNADLLAAAPNLKVVGRLGVGLDNIVQPDLKARGVQLYFARGINANAVAEYVLAAMLHMARNIAGGAAHVAGGGWNRAAFGGFELAGKTLGLVGLGEVGLRVARRARAFGMKVVAADPMRLPWESAVEDLEIRLVSTTEVLRSAHFLSLHAPLTPETRALIRAETLAWMPKGSYLINTARGELVNQADLVAALRSGHLAGAVLDVVDPEPLPAEHVLRGVDNLWITPHVAGLTAEAQEAVGLRVAEGVLNLLGVA, encoded by the coding sequence ATGATCATCGTTTGCGAGTTCATCACATCCAGCGGCCTGGAACGTCTCCAGCAGGGGGGCCTCGAGGTCTTCTACGACCCCAACCTCTGGAAGGACCGCGAGGCCCTCAAGGCCAGGCTGGCGAACGCAACCGCCCTGGTGGTGCGCAACCAGACCCTTGTGAACGCCGACCTGCTGGCCGCCGCGCCGAACCTCAAGGTGGTGGGGCGGCTGGGGGTGGGCCTGGATAACATCGTGCAGCCCGACCTTAAGGCCCGGGGGGTGCAGCTTTACTTTGCCCGGGGCATCAACGCCAACGCCGTGGCCGAGTACGTACTGGCGGCCATGTTGCATATGGCCCGCAACATCGCGGGGGGGGCTGCCCATGTGGCCGGGGGCGGCTGGAACCGCGCCGCCTTTGGGGGCTTCGAGCTAGCGGGCAAGACCCTGGGGCTGGTGGGCCTGGGCGAGGTGGGTTTGCGCGTGGCCCGGCGGGCCCGGGCCTTCGGTATGAAGGTAGTGGCCGCCGACCCCATGCGCCTGCCCTGGGAGAGCGCGGTGGAAGACCTGGAGATTCGTCTGGTCTCCACAACAGAGGTGTTGCGCTCGGCTCATTTCCTCTCGCTGCATGCGCCCCTGACGCCCGAGACCCGAGCGCTGATCCGGGCCGAAACCCTGGCCTGGATGCCCAAAGGCAGCTATCTGATCAACACCGCGCGGGGCGAACTGGTCAACCAGGCCGACCTGGTGGCCGCCCTGCGCTCGGGGCACCTGGCCGGAGCAGTGCTGGACGTGGTAGACCCCGAGCCCCTGCCGGCGGAGCACGTGCTGCGGGGTGTGGATAACCTGTGGATAACCCCCCATGTGGCCGGCTTAACCGCCGAGGCCCAGGAAGCGGTGGGACTGCGGGTGGCCGAGGGCGTGTTGAATCTTTTGGGGGTGGCATGA
- a CDS encoding amidohydrolase translates to MLLFGRVDTMTEIGQAEAVYLEGERIADVGRLEDLSVRYPGAKKQAFEQITPGLHEAHAHPQMWGLQLESLDLEGLTEPQAVAQKVAEKARSLPPGAWIRGGGYLFRAYPTGELLDAAAPHHPVFLQSRDRHSAWANGLALERAGITPETPDPPGGALVRDAQGRPTGYLLENAQELVNRVLPQPGLAELERGLQDLARRGYTAVHHMGWCHYRLAEQLAASGRLPVRLWWALDRDHWRETRPGWRGDRLEVAAVKFFADGALGSRTAWMIEPYPDGTHGIVLDPLELIESEGQAALQAGFGLVVHAIGTRAVQGVLEVFHRLRPQARRIFRLEHVQHVRDAELPLFSGLNLALSMQPMHLLGDAELVRHHLRGFELEAFRLRDLWNTGLPLAFGSDAPVMRPHFELNLEAATAHPLNPAQNLTPAEVLWAHTRGAALAAGWPEHGQIRPGAPADLTLWDQGRPVGRVLGGALEVFA, encoded by the coding sequence ATGCTGCTCTTTGGACGTGTAGACACCATGACCGAGATTGGGCAGGCTGAGGCGGTGTATCTGGAGGGCGAGCGCATTGCCGATGTGGGCCGCCTGGAAGACCTGAGTGTGCGTTATCCTGGGGCTAAAAAGCAGGCTTTTGAGCAGATTACCCCCGGCCTGCACGAAGCCCATGCCCATCCGCAGATGTGGGGCCTGCAACTGGAGAGCCTGGATCTCGAGGGCCTGACCGAACCCCAGGCCGTGGCGCAAAAGGTGGCCGAGAAGGCTCGCAGCCTGCCCCCCGGCGCCTGGATTCGCGGCGGGGGCTATCTGTTTCGGGCCTACCCCACCGGCGAACTGCTGGATGCTGCCGCCCCCCATCACCCGGTGTTTTTGCAGAGCCGCGACCGGCACTCGGCCTGGGCCAATGGCCTGGCCCTGGAGCGGGCGGGCATAACCCCAGAAACCCCCGACCCTCCCGGGGGAGCCCTGGTGCGGGATGCGCAGGGCAGGCCCACCGGGTATCTGCTCGAGAACGCCCAGGAACTCGTCAACCGGGTGCTGCCCCAGCCCGGCCTGGCCGAACTCGAGCGCGGTCTGCAAGACCTGGCCCGCCGGGGCTACACCGCCGTTCATCACATGGGCTGGTGCCACTACCGCCTGGCCGAACAACTCGCCGCCTCGGGGCGGCTGCCGGTGCGGCTATGGTGGGCGCTGGACCGCGACCACTGGCGCGAAACCCGGCCCGGCTGGCGGGGCGACCGGCTGGAGGTGGCGGCGGTCAAGTTCTTTGCCGATGGGGCCCTGGGCAGCCGCACCGCCTGGATGATCGAGCCCTATCCGGATGGTACGCACGGCATCGTTCTCGACCCCTTGGAACTCATCGAAAGCGAGGGGCAGGCGGCCTTGCAGGCAGGGTTTGGCCTGGTGGTGCATGCCATTGGCACACGGGCGGTACAGGGGGTGCTGGAGGTCTTTCACCGCCTGAGGCCCCAGGCCCGCCGTATTTTCCGCCTCGAGCACGTCCAGCACGTGCGCGATGCCGAGCTACCGCTTTTTTCCGGGCTGAACCTGGCCCTCTCGATGCAGCCCATGCACCTGTTGGGCGACGCCGAGCTGGTGCGACACCACCTGCGGGGTTTCGAGCTCGAGGCCTTCCGCTTGCGCGACCTGTGGAATACCGGCCTGCCGCTGGCCTTCGGCTCGGATGCGCCGGTGATGCGGCCCCACTTTGAACTGAACCTCGAGGCCGCTACCGCCCATCCCTTGAACCCGGCCCAGAACCTGACCCCCGCCGAGGTGCTGTGGGCCCACACCCGGGGAGCTGCCCTGGCGGCAGGCTGGCCCGAACATGGCCAGATTCGCCCCGGCGCGCCCGCCGACCTGACCCTGTGGGACCAGGGTCGTCCGGTGGGGCGGGTGTTGGGGGGGGCGCTCGAGGTGTTTGCATGA
- a CDS encoding GntR family transcriptional regulator, translating into MALARTTLNREAYKALREAILARKIPPGQKLVVRVLAEDLGLSPTPVKEALSALEREGLVVAVPHRGYFVLEPSLEDVREIYSLREVLEGLAARLAVEKNGKTLERRLERLFTKQCEAAEKGDIDTYGDLDLEFHRTFWEASGSKRLLATAETIDGQIRMLINSSAAIPGRLPLSRAEHEAILQAVRNKNPDAAEAAMRTHVRNAGRALEGFLLNK; encoded by the coding sequence ATGGCGCTGGCGCGAACCACCCTCAACCGCGAAGCCTATAAAGCCCTCCGGGAGGCTATCCTGGCCCGCAAAATCCCGCCAGGGCAAAAGTTGGTGGTGCGGGTGCTGGCCGAAGACCTGGGGCTCTCCCCCACCCCGGTCAAGGAGGCCCTGAGCGCCCTGGAGCGGGAGGGGCTGGTGGTGGCCGTGCCCCACCGGGGCTACTTTGTCCTGGAGCCCAGCCTGGAAGACGTACGCGAAATTTACAGCCTGCGCGAGGTGCTGGAGGGGCTGGCGGCCCGGCTGGCGGTGGAAAAGAACGGCAAAACCCTCGAGCGTCGGCTTGAACGACTGTTCACCAAGCAGTGCGAGGCTGCCGAAAAAGGCGACATAGACACCTATGGCGACCTGGATCTGGAATTCCACCGCACCTTCTGGGAGGCCTCCGGCAGCAAGCGCCTGCTGGCCACCGCCGAGACCATAGACGGCCAGATTCGCATGCTGATCAACAGCTCCGCTGCCATCCCGGGCCGCCTGCCGCTCTCCCGCGCCGAGCACGAGGCCATTCTGCAGGCGGTGCGGAACAAGAACCCCGACGCCGCAGAAGCCGCCATGCGAACCCACGTTCGCAATGCAGGGCGGGCGCTGGAGGGTTTTTTGTTGAATAAATAG
- a CDS encoding UxaA family hydrolase: protein MAHRALAHKSTDDVAIAVADLKAGEELTIHSLEGGKPHKVKLLEDVPLGHKVALKDLPKGHVVIEYGEKVGQMTQAVARGGYVHVHNIRTLRWNYGEKAKSAKPKASSRAKGGR from the coding sequence GTGGCACATAGAGCCTTAGCGCACAAGAGCACCGATGATGTGGCAATCGCCGTCGCCGACCTGAAGGCCGGTGAGGAGCTAACCATCCATAGCCTGGAAGGCGGCAAGCCGCACAAGGTCAAGCTGCTGGAGGATGTTCCCCTGGGGCACAAAGTGGCCCTCAAAGATTTGCCCAAGGGCCATGTGGTCATCGAGTACGGCGAGAAAGTGGGCCAGATGACCCAGGCCGTGGCCAGGGGAGGTTACGTGCACGTGCACAACATTCGCACGCTGCGCTGGAACTACGGCGAGAAAGCCAAAAGCGCAAAGCCCAAGGCCTCGAGCCGGGCAAAAGGGGGCCGCTAA
- the plsY gene encoding glycerol-3-phosphate 1-O-acyltransferase PlsY: MEWTTWLILLLAYLFGAIPAGAWVARYYGVDIQKVGSGNTGATNILRTLGAGPAVLVAAFDVFKGGIAVLLARLFGIEDFLLGGVALAAVLGHNYSVFLRFTGGKGVATSFGTLLFLDPLVAVLAFPVGILTMWLTRFVSAGSMIGGLTAVVITIALRRPYWEILTVLVLAGLIFWTHRENIKRLQAGNERRLGEKSSAAGAGGQTSVTQ; the protein is encoded by the coding sequence GTGGAGTGGACAACCTGGCTCATCTTGCTGCTGGCCTATTTGTTCGGCGCGATTCCTGCGGGCGCCTGGGTGGCCCGTTACTACGGCGTGGATATTCAGAAGGTGGGCTCGGGGAATACCGGGGCTACCAACATTCTGCGCACCCTGGGGGCAGGCCCGGCAGTCTTGGTAGCTGCGTTCGACGTGTTCAAGGGGGGTATTGCGGTTTTGCTGGCCCGCTTGTTCGGCATCGAGGACTTTTTGCTGGGGGGGGTGGCCCTGGCTGCGGTGCTGGGCCACAACTACTCGGTGTTTTTGCGCTTTACGGGGGGTAAAGGGGTGGCGACCAGCTTTGGCACCCTGCTGTTCCTTGATCCCCTGGTAGCCGTGCTGGCCTTTCCGGTGGGCATACTGACCATGTGGCTCACCCGGTTTGTATCGGCGGGTAGCATGATTGGCGGTCTGACGGCGGTGGTGATTACCATCGCGCTGAGACGGCCGTATTGGGAAATCCTGACCGTGCTGGTGCTGGCGGGGCTAATTTTCTGGACTCACCGCGAAAACATCAAGCGCCTGCAAGCCGGCAACGAGCGTCGCCTGGGGGAAAAATCCTCCGCCGCGGGGGCGGGCGGGCAAACCTCCGTTACGCAGTGA